The genomic interval TCATTTTAATGTTAAACTGGTCTTTTCAACCATTTGTCTTATTATTCCTATTTGATTTAAAGATTAGGACAACAATAATGGATTGTAATGATCACATTATGCATAAAAACAATTATCATTAACCAAATCACTCTGCATGTTGAAAGGTTATTATTAAGTATAAAAGAAATCCAAATCTCTCTGATTTTCAATTATTTTAACATTCAAAGAGTACATTTTTGGTCAAGAAACTATACCAAAGAATTCCTACTATATATCCGTATAAAAGGAAAAAGTATTTACTAGAATCAGAAATGCTCAACCTCTGGATCTATCAAAAACACTGATATAATTGCTGAAGTGTTCTAGATGCGTCTGTTTTTGGTAAAATTGAAATAATAGTTTGATTCAAAGAAGTCTTAGCATAACATCCTGTGATATATGTTCTTATACTGTATCTCTTTTTCGTCTTGCAACATACCtgtttatataaattataaactgtgtGTGTTTGTGATTATGTTTGGTTACTCAAGATTTTCCTTTCCAGACTTAACAGTCACTTAAGCATCATCAAGTCTCCTGAATTAGGCCTCATCTGGTTCTTTGTTGGTTAGTTCAAGTTGTCTTTTCACTTCATTTTTACAGTTGCAGTTTGTGATTTTTTTTACAATGTTTGATACCTTTTCATTTTAATAGAAAACTGATAGTCATAGAGAGATTGATGATCTAAATACATTGTACTGACTGCAGTTGTTGAACCTAATCAGTTATTCCTTGTGCGTGTGTTTTTAAAGATATTGCTCATTTTGGGAGTCTAGATATTCAATAAATAAGTGATGATATAGGGATCTTGTTCCTCCATGCTGGTTCATGCTTAAAATCTGTAACTTGCCCTTTATTTTATGTATGACAACTCCTCTTCAAGTACAGAAAATCAGACATCACAAATATTCAATAACTTCCAAGCTGTGCTGATTTACGTTTAATCAGTAACTGCTTACACACAATGAAATCTCTCAAATTCTAGTACCCTTTAGTTTTGCACAATGAAATCACTTTCCAGTTGTGATATAGTTGGCAAACCTTGACATTCTAGGAATCCTGTCTATTGTTAatttttggttaatttattgtaTGTATATTCAACCTTCTCATTGAAAATAAAGCATGTATgtgtgtatgtatgtatgtatgcatgcatgcatgtatGTGTGTTATCATTATTTAACAAGTGATTATATGCCTGTAAAAGtatgaaattttaaatttgacaAAATGTGTTGAAATTGCAATGATCTGTGAACATACATTTTTGTGTTAGTAGATGCTCGATGGTAATTAATATATCATTATGAAAACCTTGAAGATTTTATGTATCCTTTTTGGGTTGATCCTGCTGAGCAGACTGTTTAATGGTTTTTGATATGCGGCCTTTGTTTGTTTACAGTTTCAATTCTTGGAATTCCTCCTGTATATGAACTTTGGCAGTTTTTGAGGTGGTACTTGTAATTGAGAGGCTCTTCTGCTGTGGTCATCGAGATTCATAGAGCTTTGCAAAAATGTTGTCAAAATCATGTGCCAACCTTTTTGAATTAGGGTCTGATAATGCAATGGAGTTTGATACTATTAAATCACTTTCTAGAGTGATGACGACAGTAGGAATCATAAATAATATTGATGGAGCAAGTACTAATGAAGATTCATGTTCCCCTATATTATCAATCCAGAGCCGCAGAATCATTGTAGCCAACTTCCTTCCACTGAACTCTGTGAAAGATCAAAAAACTGGACGATGGTGCTTTGCATGGGATGATGACTCACTTCTATTTCAGCTTAAAGACGGTTTTTCTTCTGATACTGAAGTAATTTATGTAGGAAATCTTAAGGCTGATGTAGACATTAGTGAGCAAGAAGAAGTTGCACAGAAGCTTTTGGCAGAATTTAGGTGCATGCCAACATTCCTCCCCCCTGACCTCTTTAAGAGGTACTACCACGGGTTCTGCAAGCAGCAACTTTGGCCTCTTTTCCATTACATGCTTCCTATCTGCCTTCATAAGGGTGACCTCTTTGATCGTTCTCTTTTTCAAGCTTACATTTCAGTAAACAAAAAATTTGCAGATAAGGTTTTGGAGGTAATGAACTCGGACAATGACAGTGTGTGGATCCATGATTATCACCTTATGCTTCTTCCTACATTCTTAAGGAAACGACTAAACCGTGCAAAGATTGGTTTCTTCCTTCATAGCCCATTTCCCTCATCTGAATTATACCGAACATTACCGGTCAGAGAGGAAATACTCAAGGCACTGCTTAATGCTGATTTAATTGGCTTCCAGACATATGATTATGCAAGACACTTCTTATCTTGCTGTAGCAGGATGTTGGGACTGAACTATGAGTCAAAACGTGGCTATATTGGACTTGAATACTATGGTCGTACTGTGAACATCAAGATTCTCTCAGTGGGTGTTCACATAGGCCGACTTCATTCTTTACTGAATCAACCTGAAACAATTTCAAAAGTTCAAGAGATTGAGGAAAAGTTCAAGGGGAAGAAATTGTTGCTCGGTGTGGATGACATGGATATATTTAAAGGCATTAGCCTAAAGTTGCTAGCATTGGAACTTCTGTTGGAGAGGAGTCCTAGTCTTAGAGGAAATGTTGTCCTTGTGCAGATTGTAAATCCTGCTAGAAGCACAGGGAAAGATGTAAAAGAAGCAAATGAGGAAGCAAAATCTATCGCTAAAAGGATAAACAATTCATATGGCACTTCAGACTACGAGCCAGTGGTACTTATTGACCAGCCTATACCTCTCCATGAAAAAATCGCTTTTTATGTGGCAGCTGAATGCTGCATTGTAAATGCAGTGAGAGATGGAATGAACTTAGTTTCTTACGAGTATGTAGTGTGTAGGCAGGGAACAGAGATAATGGATATGAGTAGACATATCAGTATTGGCAGTTCCCATGCGAGCACACTCATTGTATCCGAGTTCGTTGGTTGCTCTCCATCACTTAGTGGAGCTTTTAGAGTGAACCCTTGGAGTACAGAGGATGTTTGTGATGCTTTGTATCAATCCTTGAAATTGGAAGATTCAGAAAAACAGTTGCGCCATGAAAAGCATTATCGTTATGTCAGCTCACATCATGTTTCTTACTGGGCTAGCAGTTTTTCTCAGGATCTGGAGAGAGCATGCAAGGACCACTACAGTCGAAGATGTTGGGCTCTTGGCTTTGGTTTAAATTTCCGGGTTCTTTTCCTTTCACCTAATTTTAGGAAATTGACATTAAGCCATATTTTATCAGCCTACAAAAACACTTGCAGACGGGCTATATTTTTGGATTATGATGGTACCATTATGTCTGAAACATCTGTTAACAAAACTCCAAGTGCAGAAACCTTATCTATCCTGAACAGCTTATGCAGTGATCCAAATAATACTGTATTTCTCGTTAGCGGGAGAGGCAGGGAGTCTCTTGGTGATTGGTTTTCTTCGTGTGAAAACCTGGGAATTGCTGCTGAACATGGCTATTTCATCAGGTACATAAGTAAAAAGCCCTTAGGCTGCTAAGTTTGCAATTTATAATTGCTTGTTCCTGTTACAATCTGGTCTTATTCCAATCATTAGGTGGAGAAAGGATGCCGAGTGGGAATCAAGCTCCGTTCCTGTTGTCTTGGATTGGTTTAAGATAGCTGAACCTGTAATACAGCTGTACACTGAGACTACAGATGGCTCAAATGTAGAACTCAAGGAGAGTGCAATTGTGTGGCATCATCAATATGCAGATCCTGACTTTGGTTCATGTCAAGCCAAAGAACTGCTAGATCATCTCGAAAGTGTTCTTGCAAACGAACCAGTAGTTGTCAAGCGGGGTCAGCATATCGTG from Zingiber officinale cultivar Zhangliang chromosome 6B, Zo_v1.1, whole genome shotgun sequence carries:
- the LOC121989524 gene encoding probable alpha,alpha-trehalose-phosphate synthase [UDP-forming] 9, which encodes MLSKSCANLFELGSDNAMEFDTIKSLSRVMTTVGIINNIDGASTNEDSCSPILSIQSRRIIVANFLPLNSVKDQKTGRWCFAWDDDSLLFQLKDGFSSDTEVIYVGNLKADVDISEQEEVAQKLLAEFRCMPTFLPPDLFKRYYHGFCKQQLWPLFHYMLPICLHKGDLFDRSLFQAYISVNKKFADKVLEVMNSDNDSVWIHDYHLMLLPTFLRKRLNRAKIGFFLHSPFPSSELYRTLPVREEILKALLNADLIGFQTYDYARHFLSCCSRMLGLNYESKRGYIGLEYYGRTVNIKILSVGVHIGRLHSLLNQPETISKVQEIEEKFKGKKLLLGVDDMDIFKGISLKLLALELLLERSPSLRGNVVLVQIVNPARSTGKDVKEANEEAKSIAKRINNSYGTSDYEPVVLIDQPIPLHEKIAFYVAAECCIVNAVRDGMNLVSYEYVVCRQGTEIMDMSRHISIGSSHASTLIVSEFVGCSPSLSGAFRVNPWSTEDVCDALYQSLKLEDSEKQLRHEKHYRYVSSHHVSYWASSFSQDLERACKDHYSRRCWALGFGLNFRVLFLSPNFRKLTLSHILSAYKNTCRRAIFLDYDGTIMSETSVNKTPSAETLSILNSLCSDPNNTVFLVSGRGRESLGDWFSSCENLGIAAEHGYFIRWRKDAEWESSSVPVVLDWFKIAEPVIQLYTETTDGSNVELKESAIVWHHQYADPDFGSCQAKELLDHLESVLANEPVVVKRGQHIVEVKPQGVSKGVVVEKLIGTLTKSGKPPDFVLCIGDDRSDEDMFESINSTASSNQFPSVPEVFACTVGQKPSKAKYYVEDCSEVIRLLRGISSFSTQKHRDKQHSQVSFEKLC